GAATCTCCATCTCCTCTCCCACGGCCCACAGGTCCGCGTTCGTGGCCCGTAGCAGGGGCAGAAGGTCCGCCGCCACGCCGGTCACGGCAGGTCGGTCCGCCCGCAGAATGCCCGCTTTCTCGGCCGCAATGGCCTCCAGCGTGTTGCCCAGAATGTCGGTGTGGTCGAGGGCCACATTGGTAATGACGCTCAGGACGGGGTTCAGGGCGTTGGTGGAGTCCAGGCGTCCGCCCAGGCCCACCTCCATCACGGCCACCTGTACCCCAGCCTCGGCAAACAGCAGCGCACCCAGCGCTGTCACAATCTCAAAGAAGGTTGCGCCTGCCGCCTCCGCGTGGGGACGCAGGCGGCCCAGCGCAGCGCCGACCGTCTCCTGCGACAGTTCCTGCCCGTTCACCTGAAAGCGCTCGGCAAAGCGGGTCAGGTGCGGGCTGGTAAACAAACCAGTGTGCCGGCCGTCTGCCTTGAGAATGGAGGCCAGCACGGCGGCAGCGCTACCCTTGCCGTTGGTGCCGCCCACCAGGATCGTCTGAAAAGATGTCTGCGGGTTGCCCATATGGGACAGCAGCTCTCGCACCCGGTCCAGCCCCGGACGCACCCCAAAGCGCTGGCGCGCGAACAGCCAGTCCAGATGCGCGTCGACGCCAGCCATGCCGTTCACGGACCGCTCAGGCCTGCGCCTCAAAGTGTTTTTCCAGCGCCGGAACGATCTGTTTCTTGCGGCTGATCCGGTGGCCCAGATCGGCTACGTCGCCCACCGTGGGCATGCCAAACGCAGCCTGCACCACCGCCGCTTCGGCCTCGCCCGCCACCAGCACACGGTTGGTCTCGTTCAGAATGTCCACCACGCCCAGCAGCACGCCGTCCAGACCGTCCCTGGTCCGCGCCGCCCGCATGGCGTCCAGTAGCTCGGCCTGCCGTCCGAAAACATAACCGGGATTGGTCGTCTCGATCACGCCCAGGCCCCAGCGCTGCGGCGCAAGCGGGTCCCCGAAGGGAAAGACCTTGTAATCCATCTTCAACAGCTCGGCAGCGGGCGTGTCGCCCAGATCGCTCTTGGCCGCGAACATCTCCAGGGCATAGGCCCCCACGTCGCGCACCCCGGCAATCGGCGCCAGAAATGCCACCGCCTCGCGGTCATCCGGGGTGGTGGTGGGGCTGCGGAAATGCAGGGTGTCGCTGAGAATCGCGCTGAGCATCAGCCAGGCGTCGGTGGGCTCCACGCTCAGCCGGGCCTCGCGGTGTAGTTTCAGCAGCAGGGTGGCGGTACAGCCCACCGGCTCGAACCGCAGCCACGCGGGCTGCATGGTGGTCAGGTCGCCCAGCTTGTGATGGTCAACCACCCGCGTCACCTGCAGGTCGCCCAGATTGGGCGTGGACTGGGCGCTCTCATTGTGGTCCACCAGTGCCACCGCCGTTCCCGCCTCCAGCTGGGGCAGCAGTGCCGGAGCCTCCACCCCGGCCCGCCCCAGCACGAACGGCGTCTCGAGATTCAGGTCACCCAGGCAGAAGGCCTGGGCTGCAGTTCCCTGACGGGTCAGCAGGCGGGCGTAGACCAGTGCAGAGGCGATGGCGTCGGTATCTGGATTGAGGTGTCCGAACACGGGAAGCATGAGCGCAGTGTAGCGGCTGGGCTGCATGTGACAGCCACAACGAACCCCAGACAACGAAAAACCCCCGCACGTGGCGGGGGCTTTCAGGAAACAGGGCGGAGGGGGAAGGAGCAGCTTCAACCCGTTGGGGTTTAGAAGTTGACCTTGTAGCTGATCTTGAAGACCTGGCCACGCGCGTCTTCAGGAGCAGTGGACGTGCCGTTGCGCAGACGCAGGTTGCCCACGCCGTAGCCGACGGACAGATCGTAGTAGTTGCCTTCCACGTACAGCAGGTCCTGGCTCACCCTTGCGCCGGCGTTGTTCTGGTCGGCGTAGTAGCCGGCCGAAGCGCCGCTGAAGGGGGTGTAGGCGCGATTGGTGGCCTGGTAACCGGAGTAGTACAGGGCCAACTTGGTGTTGGGCATCAGGAACTCGTTGAGCTTGACGCCCGCCGAGTACTTGAGGGCATTGGAGGAGTAGTCACCTGCGGTGCCGCCCAGATCGTGCGAACGGGAGTAGTAGCCAACCTGACCTTCCAGGCTGGGCTTGAAGATCACGTTCAGCGGATCGGTGACGACCTTGACGCCGACAGCAAAGGCAGTGCTGTTGTCCACTGCCGCGTTGGCAGCCTGCTCGTTGGCGCTGTAACGGTTGAGGCCGAAAGCACCCTTGACGTCCACCTGCGCGATGCCGATCTTCTTGCCGTACAGCACGTCGCCGTAGGTGAAGCCGTTGCTGTAGCTGCTGGTGGCGTCGCGGTAGCGCGAGGCGTAGCCCACGCGGAAGGACAGGTCCTTGACCAGCGCGCTGGCATCCTTGCCGTTGTGACGCAGTTCTGCGCCGTATTCGGTGTAGCAGGTGCGGTCGCTGAAGTTGGCCAGAGAGAAGTTCAGCGCGCCGCCCACACCGTCGGTGTCGGAGGAGGCGATGCCGGGGTGATCGGCACCACAGCCGCTCGAGTCCAGGAACTCGTTGTTCACCAGACCAAAGTAGCTGTTGTACTTGCTGTTGCGGAATAGCTGGGCATCGCTCTGGGTGCGGACATTGCTCAGAGCCAGGTAGTTGTAGTACGCGCCGACCGACAGGCCGAAGCCGGGGGTGATGTCAGCGCGAACGCTGTAACGCTTGCCCCCACCGTCGACCGTGTTAACGCGGTCGTAGGCGCCAGGCTCCTTCAGGTACTCGTAGTAGCCGCCGCGCACGGTGACCAGGTTGAACAGGTTGACCTTGGCGGCGACGCCACGGTCGATAATGAGGGTGCTGGCCGCACCAGCGTTGTTCGTTTCGCGGTCGTAGTACGCACCCAGGGCCACGGGGCCCAGCGCGCCGCCAACCTTGACGCCAAAGCCGTTCTGGTTGTTGTGGTACGGCGCGGTGCTGCCGTTGTCGCTGTCGGTGGGATCGGCTTCCATGATCCCGGCGGTCGCGTTGTAGCCCGCCGTGATGTTGCGGTAGTTCAGGTCGTAGACCTTGACCGGTCCC
This genomic stretch from Deinococcus aerolatus harbors:
- a CDS encoding bifunctional folylpolyglutamate synthase/dihydrofolate synthase — encoded protein: MAGVDAHLDWLFARQRFGVRPGLDRVRELLSHMGNPQTSFQTILVGGTNGKGSAAAVLASILKADGRHTGLFTSPHLTRFAERFQVNGQELSQETVGAALGRLRPHAEAAGATFFEIVTALGALLFAEAGVQVAVMEVGLGGRLDSTNALNPVLSVITNVALDHTDILGNTLEAIAAEKAGILRADRPAVTGVAADLLPLLRATNADLWAVGEEMEIQTRSLGWQGAQVSVALPGAALSFHTPLLGAHGARNAALATAAAWRLGVGGEAIQVGAAAARWPGRLEVVPWRGGRVLLDGAHNPDGARALAATLRDLGVPPLPVVFGAAGDKDVEGVVAALRPHVSHVVLTQAVLSPRAAPAAALAPLFGDLPVTLTDSPAEALDVLAALNVPLALACGSLYLIGELRPLLLGTAGEDRERWQ
- a CDS encoding manganese-dependent inorganic pyrophosphatase, producing the protein MLPVFGHLNPDTDAIASALVYARLLTRQGTAAQAFCLGDLNLETPFVLGRAGVEAPALLPQLEAGTAVALVDHNESAQSTPNLGDLQVTRVVDHHKLGDLTTMQPAWLRFEPVGCTATLLLKLHREARLSVEPTDAWLMLSAILSDTLHFRSPTTTPDDREAVAFLAPIAGVRDVGAYALEMFAAKSDLGDTPAAELLKMDYKVFPFGDPLAPQRWGLGVIETTNPGYVFGRQAELLDAMRAARTRDGLDGVLLGVVDILNETNRVLVAGEAEAAVVQAAFGMPTVGDVADLGHRISRKKQIVPALEKHFEAQA